Part of the Lolium rigidum isolate FL_2022 chromosome 6, APGP_CSIRO_Lrig_0.1, whole genome shotgun sequence genome, ACtaacttcatagtgggtagtaacttatatgtggtgttatgcattgtgtcatttattatattGTAGATTCATTTTGTCttagggtgtgtgatgttatggtaatataGCTAGTTACCAACTCActatctttcttcatttatttcaTTTATtaacatgccatgtcaccaaaatggcttgagatgtgtgatgttactaactATCACTACGGGAATGATTGTCGTTGCCGTGCAAGCAAATCGACGGCAAAGGCTGTTgtttgcacggcaaagcctttgccgtgcggtgccgcacggcaaagacggcACGGCAATGTCTGTCTCGGCAACGGCATCGTTGTCGTGCGCCTCGCCAAAACTGCACGGCAACATCTTTGTCGTGCTTTCCTCCATTTCCCGTCCGCCCATCCTCTTTGCCATGCAACCTCTCATTGCCGTGTGCCTAGTGGCTAGTGCCTCTGCCGTGCGTTTTGGTTCTACTGCACGGCAAAGAGCttcaagcaaaataaaataaaaatgcctATGCGCTCACACCAGCGAGCCGTCGTCGCTGCCAGTCACGCCATGTCGCCGGCTGAAGGGTGCTCGCCGCGCGCCCTCTTGTCGCCGCGTGttccctcgccgccgcagccacgccGGTTCGCCGTGCGCCCGCCCGTCGCCGCGTGttccctcgccgccgcagccacgccGGTTCGCCGTGCGCTCGCTCTCCGCCCCGCGCTCGCCACCGCGGCCACGCCGGTCGGGGAGAAGAGCGCGCGCAGACGGAGCGCCGGCGACGAGGCCGTCCTGCTGCTGGAGCTGCTCACCGGGCGGTCGCCGGAACAGGCGTCGCGCTCGCCGAGGGGCAGAAGAGCGAGCGCCACCGCGGCCACGCCGGTCGCGGACAGGCCATGCGATCGCTCTCTGCCCCGCGCTCGCCACCGCGGCCACGCCGGTCGGGGAGAAGAGCGCGCGCAGACGGAGCGCCGGCGACGAGGCCGTCCTGCTGCTGGAGCTGCTCACTGGGCGGTCGCTGGAACAGGCGTCACGCTCGCCGAGGGGCAGAAGGCGCAGGCGTCGGAGATCATTAGGTGGGTGCGGCAAGGGTTCAAGGACGCGCGGCCGCTGTCGGAGCTGGCCGAGTCCGGGACGCCAGCGCGCgcaaggaggaggtggtggccgaCGAGGCTGTGCGCGCGCGAGGAGATGTGAAGCTGCCGTGGGCGTGTGCGTGTGCGTGGATATGTGAAGCAGAGGAAGGAGATAGGAAGAAGATATGAAGCAGAGGAAGGAGAGGGTACGTGGGTTATGGGGCCATGTGGTCGTGGGTTATGGGGCCATGTTGTACGTGGGGTAGGCCACGTGAGCGATCCACTCTAAACTTCACCGTGTGTGAGAttgaggcgcacggcaaagcgcaGCTGTGCCGTGTGATCCCTTTGCCGTGTGGTTTTCTGATTTTGCCGTGGTtttattctttgccgtgcgccaaattATGGCTTTGCCGTGTCAACCTTCTTTGCTGTGCGTCATTAGTAGTTTTACCGTGCAATGATTCTTTGTCGTGCGAGAGAAAATCCTCGTTGGTTACTTGATTTGGACCACGCCAAGATCAGCAGATATCGATCACCTTTAAAGATGAAATAAAAGCCGTATTAATGGCCAGGCTAGCACCGGCCTGATCTTGATCTAGACCTCTGGTTATGAGATTTCATGTTTACGCTCTCTGATTCATAGGGGAAAAACTTAGGAATAGAAAACGTGTAGGCTTAAGTTTCTATAAAAACTTAAAAAGAGATATATATTCTCTTTGATTGTGTTGAAGAAATTTTTATGAGGCCTAACTTAATGTTTCGTCCTATGAAATTAACACTACAAGATTCTTATGAAGTATTTTTGTTGAGATACGATCCTAGAAATCAAACGGCTtctccaaaaaagaaaaaaaccatAAGATTTCAATCCTCCACAAATCTTTTAAAATCCTATTAATTAAAGAGTATCCCCTCCAAATCAATATTTGGTTCCTATCTTTATTTCGatcgagcagcagcaacaacgaaGTATACTACTGAAACTGCGCCGGCTTAGCCTCAACCATTGCATCACATGTCAGTTATTCGGAGCAGCAGAGGCCGCAGTCTGTGCCTGCAGCGCCTTGGCGAACTGGACGATCTGGTCGACCTCCGGGAAGACCCCCTTGGCAGCGTCCAGACCGGCAAAGCGTTCCGCCCACGCCACCAGGAGGGGTGTTCGGCCGGCGTCCAGGAGATTCACGCCGGCCACCACCTCGTAGGCGCGCATCCAACCAAGGTAGCCCCCGAGCGCCACGTCCATGTACCCAGGTTCGTCGCCGGCGAAGAAAGGCTTCCCCTTGGAGCACTCCCCGAACGCGCCCTCCAGCGTCTGGAGCGCCGCAAGCGCGGCCGTCGTCCCCGCCGCCTTCTCATCCTCCGTTGTCCCCATGAGCGACTTGATCCACGCAGCAAAGAACTGCGCGCACATACGCTGGGGTAAATAATCAAAATGGAGCAGCTAGCTCAAACTGAGAGGCTATGAGTGTTGATCGGAGCACAGGGTAGACGTACAATGTCGTCAGCGTAAGCGACCCAGAAGCGGGCGACGGCGCGGTCGTAGGGGTCGGCGGGGAGGAGGGCGTTGCCAGCTCCGGGAAAGGCGTCCTCGAGGTACTGGAGGATGACGAGGGACTCGCAGACGGGCCTGCCGTCGTGGAGAAGCACAGGGATCTTCTTGTGCACGGGGTTGGAGGCCAGGAGCAGATCGCTCTTGTTGGTGAGGTCCTCCTCCACATACTCGTAGTTTGTGATCCCCTTGAGGTGCAGCGCGAGGCGCACCCTGTGCAAGAACGGGCTCGGCCACGCTCCCAGTAGTTTCAGCTCGTCGCCTCCTCCGGCTCCGGGCGCCATTGGATTTCTCGATTGCTTGCCTGTGTAAGGGGTACGAATTTTTTCTCCTGCTCTCTGATTGCCTATGGTGCCGTATATAAGA contains:
- the LOC124666460 gene encoding probable glutathione S-transferase GSTU6 isoform X1 → MAPGAGGGDELKLLGAWPSPFLHRVRLALHLKGITNYEYVEEDLTNKSDLLLASNPVHKKIPVLLHDGRPVCESLVILQYLEDAFPGAGNALLPADPYDRAVARFWVAYADDIRMCAQFFAAWIKSLMGTTEDEKAAGTTAALAALQTLEGAFGECSKGKPFFAGDEPGYMDVALGGYLGWMRAYEVVAGVNLLDAGRTPLLVAWAERFAGLDAAKGVFPEVDQIVQFAKALQAQTAASAAPNN
- the LOC124666460 gene encoding probable glutathione S-transferase GSTU6 isoform X2; the protein is MAPGAGGGDELKLLGAWPSPFLHRVRLALHLKGITNYEYVEEDLTNKSDLLLASNPVHKKIPVLLHDGRPVCESLVILQYLEDAFPGAGNALLPADPYDRAVARFWVAYADDIFFAAWIKSLMGTTEDEKAAGTTAALAALQTLEGAFGECSKGKPFFAGDEPGYMDVALGGYLGWMRAYEVVAGVNLLDAGRTPLLVAWAERFAGLDAAKGVFPEVDQIVQFAKALQAQTAASAAPNN